A window from Hymenobacter volaticus encodes these proteins:
- a CDS encoding SPW repeat domain-containing protein, with protein sequence MKVISPRVHGMLDYGTIALFALAPTLFNFDGTYATVCYVLAAGYLVITLLTDFPMGVARMIPFPIHGGLELVSGLVLLASPFLFGFSDDSHVARNFFMGMGVLFLGAWMLTDWRASTHANANAHNSIVPNH encoded by the coding sequence ATGAAAGTAATATCACCTCGCGTGCACGGCATGCTCGACTACGGCACCATTGCCCTGTTTGCCCTGGCACCCACCCTCTTCAACTTCGACGGGACCTACGCCACTGTCTGTTACGTGTTGGCCGCAGGTTACTTGGTAATCACACTCCTGACGGACTTCCCTATGGGAGTGGCTCGCATGATTCCGTTCCCAATCCACGGCGGCTTGGAACTTGTAAGCGGCCTAGTGTTGCTAGCATCACCCTTCTTGTTTGGCTTCAGCGACGACAGCCACGTAGCCCGCAACTTCTTTATGGGCATGGGTGTCCTGTTTCTTGGCGCGTGGATGCTCACCGACTGGCGGGCCAGTACGCACGCCAATGCTAATGCCCACAATTCGATAGTGCCAAATCACTAG
- a CDS encoding DUF1501 domain-containing protein, which translates to MPTSRRDFLKTSVLASSLLFVPKFLHALDSQGLQKLADANGRRLVVVQLGGGNDGLNTIVPYRNDLYYKARPTLGIREQSGVLALDKDLGFNPNMARLKDLYDQGYVAVLNSVGYPNPDRSHFRSMDIWQSGSASDQYVSTGWLGRYLDSNCPACQVPYNGLEVDDTLSLAMKGELRKGLALKNPEKFHQITQNQFIAQVSGEKPTGAVSELDYLYKTLAETSSSADYLYQTSKVYKSSVAYPTTEFGRNLKTTAELINSGIDTRVFYVSLTGFDTHVRQQEQQGRLLGDLSNGLASFAEDLQKAGNFNDTLVLVFSEFGRRVTQNASNGTDHGTANNVLLLGGAFSKKESLIMLPTSKTSWTATYATNLIFAASTPPSCTTGCKPTTRQF; encoded by the coding sequence ATGCCTACTTCCCGCCGCGACTTTCTGAAGACCTCTGTACTGGCTAGCAGCTTGCTGTTCGTGCCGAAATTCTTGCACGCGCTAGACAGCCAGGGCCTGCAGAAGCTGGCTGATGCCAACGGCCGTCGGCTGGTAGTGGTGCAACTTGGAGGCGGCAACGACGGCCTAAACACCATCGTGCCATACCGCAACGACCTCTATTACAAGGCCCGCCCTACGCTTGGCATCCGGGAGCAAAGCGGCGTGCTGGCTCTCGATAAAGACTTGGGATTCAATCCTAACATGGCGCGCCTGAAGGATCTTTATGACCAAGGCTATGTAGCTGTGCTAAATTCGGTGGGATACCCTAACCCCGACCGGTCGCACTTCCGCTCCATGGACATCTGGCAGAGCGGTTCGGCTTCCGACCAGTACGTGAGCACCGGCTGGCTCGGCCGCTACCTCGACTCGAACTGCCCGGCTTGCCAAGTCCCCTACAATGGCTTGGAGGTGGACGATACGTTGAGCTTGGCTATGAAAGGGGAGTTGCGCAAAGGCTTGGCGTTAAAGAACCCCGAAAAATTTCATCAGATAACGCAAAACCAATTTATCGCGCAAGTGAGCGGCGAGAAGCCTACGGGTGCCGTGTCGGAGCTGGATTACTTGTACAAGACGTTGGCCGAAACCTCATCCTCGGCCGATTACTTGTACCAAACGTCCAAGGTGTACAAATCCAGTGTTGCGTATCCGACCACGGAATTTGGCCGCAACCTGAAAACCACAGCGGAGCTAATCAATTCGGGCATTGATACGCGCGTGTTTTATGTGTCGCTTACTGGTTTCGATACACACGTGCGGCAGCAAGAACAGCAGGGTAGACTGCTCGGTGATTTGTCTAACGGGTTGGCTTCGTTTGCCGAAGACCTGCAAAAGGCCGGTAATTTCAATGATACGCTGGTGTTGGTGTTTTCGGAATTTGGTCGTCGTGTGACCCAAAACGCCAGCAATGGCACTGACCACGGCACCGCGAACAATGTGTTGCTGCTCGGCGGGGCCTTCAGCAAAAAGGAGTCCTTAATAATGCTCCCGACCTCGAAAACCTCCTGGACGGCGACCTACGCCACCAACTTGATTTTCGCAGCCTCTACGCCACCATCTTGCACGACTGGTTGCAAGCCGACGACAAGGCAATTCTAG
- a CDS encoding DUF1800 domain-containing protein, which yields MTTQQQLQHLYWRAGFGPRPEDVANGLSPRKALRQLLRDSEKIELLDSPEMHYQEAFTSFVAVSPGAGTPQTTMTTTPDQTTTGAGIKQPGPVASLSARSAVRRGINQPPLLRRENMTAQQRKMQNDGIRQSFYAMNTGWMNRMATSPAQLREKMTFFWHGHFACRVRRPDAALHLNNTIRQLALGKFGDLLLAVSKEPAMLQFLNNQQNRKQRPNENFAREVMELFTMGRGNYTEKDVKEAARAFTGWGYNARGEFVFRENQHDDGPKTFLNRTGNFNGEQVLSIILEQPRTAEFIATKMYRFFVNDTPNSAHIQPLAQAFFKSGYDLSVLVEQMFSAGWFYEAANVGTRIKSPIELLAGIKRTMGLQLVNDRPLVVFQKALGQTLFEPPNVAGWPGGRNWIDSSSLLYRLQLPSVLLRNAEFNVALKEDENDIAPQVSKLDRTFRQQVKTTVKLAPVQAMLANTAPTQQAAKLSEFVLQAPIRPDNLALIQKAADTAPAEGRLRAMITSLLSLPEYQLM from the coding sequence ATGACGACGCAACAGCAACTTCAGCATTTGTACTGGCGCGCCGGTTTTGGGCCGCGGCCCGAAGACGTAGCTAACGGCCTGAGTCCGCGCAAAGCACTACGCCAGCTTTTGCGCGACTCCGAGAAGATAGAGTTGCTCGATAGTCCTGAAATGCACTACCAGGAGGCTTTTACCTCATTTGTGGCAGTCTCGCCGGGCGCAGGCACTCCGCAGACTACCATGACAACGACACCCGATCAGACAACTACAGGTGCGGGTATAAAGCAACCAGGGCCGGTGGCGTCACTGTCGGCTAGGTCGGCGGTGCGGCGTGGCATAAACCAGCCGCCCTTGCTGCGTAGGGAGAATATGACGGCCCAGCAGCGCAAAATGCAGAATGATGGTATCCGCCAGTCGTTTTATGCCATGAACACGGGTTGGATGAACCGGATGGCTACTTCGCCAGCGCAGCTGCGGGAGAAAATGACCTTCTTTTGGCACGGCCACTTTGCGTGCCGCGTGCGCCGGCCCGATGCGGCGCTACATCTCAACAATACCATCCGGCAACTGGCGCTCGGCAAGTTCGGTGATTTGCTACTGGCCGTAAGCAAGGAGCCGGCCATGCTGCAATTCCTCAACAACCAGCAAAATCGCAAGCAGCGTCCCAACGAAAACTTCGCGCGCGAAGTGATGGAGCTATTTACCATGGGGCGCGGCAACTACACCGAAAAAGACGTGAAGGAGGCAGCTCGCGCCTTTACCGGGTGGGGCTATAATGCCCGTGGCGAGTTTGTGTTTCGGGAAAACCAGCACGACGACGGTCCTAAAACTTTCCTTAACCGCACTGGCAATTTCAACGGGGAGCAGGTACTCAGCATCATTCTAGAGCAGCCTCGCACTGCCGAGTTTATTGCCACCAAGATGTACCGCTTTTTCGTAAATGACACACCCAACTCGGCTCACATCCAACCACTGGCGCAGGCGTTTTTCAAGAGCGGGTACGACCTCAGCGTCTTGGTGGAGCAGATGTTTTCGGCCGGTTGGTTTTATGAGGCGGCCAACGTAGGCACACGCATCAAGTCGCCTATCGAACTGCTAGCCGGCATCAAGCGGACCATGGGGTTGCAACTCGTGAACGACCGGCCACTTGTTGTGTTCCAGAAGGCATTAGGTCAGACTTTGTTTGAGCCCCCAAACGTGGCGGGCTGGCCTGGTGGGCGCAACTGGATAGATTCGTCGTCGTTGCTTTACCGGTTGCAGCTACCGTCGGTGCTGCTCCGAAACGCCGAGTTCAATGTGGCTTTGAAGGAAGACGAAAACGACATTGCTCCACAGGTTTCCAAGCTGGACCGCACATTTCGGCAGCAAGTGAAAACCACCGTGAAGCTGGCCCCAGTGCAAGCCATGCTGGCCAACACGGCTCCAACGCAGCAAGCCGCCAAACTCAGCGAGTTCGTGTTGCAAGCTCCAATCCGCCCGGACAACCTAGCCTTGATTCAGAAAGCCGCTGATACTGCGCCTGCCGAAGGACGCTTACGCGCCATGATTACCAGCCTGCTGAGTTTGCCCGAGTATCAATTGATGTAA
- a CDS encoding DUF5672 family protein — translation MSKQLVTVVIPAYLAEPSELEKISLSQILAVLHKHPITFMVPTDLDTTWYEDFCRGKADVHIERFNWKGHEAYGELLLSPEYYQRFSKYEYMLVHHMDSFVFRDELEKWCHMGYDFLSAVIFHPQWTAIVDQPFRKAIGFGAPEYFGNGGFALKKIDTFYRITSKYKFYIKLYNWIRKRRKKQLLEDLFVMQHFPKLSKFKVPAKELAQKFGAEYVEWEEQDLPFSNQNINSLPFGVHGWIQFHQDFWRPSIRQFGYSV, via the coding sequence ATGAGTAAACAACTTGTGACCGTCGTGATACCTGCGTATCTGGCTGAACCATCTGAGCTAGAGAAGATTTCACTTTCTCAGATCCTGGCTGTTTTGCACAAGCACCCTATAACGTTCATGGTGCCCACCGACCTCGATACAACGTGGTATGAAGACTTCTGTCGGGGCAAAGCCGATGTTCATATCGAAAGATTCAACTGGAAAGGGCACGAAGCATACGGTGAGTTGTTACTCAGCCCCGAGTACTATCAGCGCTTCTCCAAGTACGAGTACATGCTGGTTCACCACATGGATTCGTTTGTGTTCCGGGATGAGCTAGAGAAGTGGTGCCACATGGGCTACGACTTTCTGAGCGCGGTTATTTTCCACCCGCAGTGGACGGCCATCGTCGATCAACCTTTCCGCAAGGCCATCGGGTTTGGGGCGCCAGAGTATTTCGGCAACGGTGGTTTCGCTCTCAAAAAAATCGATACGTTTTACCGCATTACCTCGAAATACAAGTTCTACATCAAGCTGTACAACTGGATTAGAAAGCGACGCAAAAAGCAATTGCTGGAAGATCTTTTTGTCATGCAGCACTTCCCCAAACTCTCCAAGTTCAAGGTACCTGCTAAGGAATTAGCCCAAAAGTTTGGGGCCGAGTATGTGGAATGGGAAGAGCAAGACTTGCCCTTCAGCAATCAAAACATTAACAGCTTACCCTTCGGCGTCCACGGCTGGATTCAGTTCCACCAAGACTTTTGGCGGCCTAGCATTCGGCAGTTCGGCTATAGCGTCTGA
- a CDS encoding lamin tail domain-containing protein, with the protein MKKLLLLLLLAPLTAAAQLLDTFADGNLTQNPAWTGDAASFQVAAQQLQSNGPAVTGTSLQLVTSVQLAGATTWEFWANLRLATSSGNYADVWLLSEQADLKATGNRGYFVRLGGTTDEVSLFRKDATGGPVYVVNGTDATLNSTTNNVVRVRVTRSAQDVWTLERDVAGGTTYVSEGTATDATLRHGAYFGVALTYSSANSKSFYFDDFRVTDTAPPAPLSATVVSARQLDVTFSEPVAATQAAANYRLAATGAPTVLSAQRDAADAALVHLTLGANLPLGTNTLEVRSATDLYGNTAVGTLTVSFQNNGFAVAPSLNQLLITEIFADETPVVGLPASEYLEIHNPSATAVMDLAGVRLLKPNSTGNPAVFPSGAVLLPGEYAVVCSSARTAQFAAFGKVFGLTNFPSLTNAGDELVLRGRNGQTLFEINYSDTWYKDSRKKDGGWSLEMVDASNPCAGIENWTASTDASGGTPGRANAARAANTDRTAPTLLRTLALSPITIRLFFGEKLDSTAAATPALYTLTPAMAITRVAPVAPDFRAVDLTLGAAMQPNQPLTMTVQRATDCVGNAAGPATSATFALPAPAAAGDVVINEILFNPRTNAVDFVELFNRSTKYLDVQGWQLGIEKADGTIDQEPVSGSAYVLAPGQFLLLTTRPDVVQSQYPTSAEPASFLQMAGFPTYPDDAGVVIVRDAQNHTLDRYAYSEEHHLRLLDDLNGVSLERIRADAPSVPSNFHSAASAVGYATPGRRNSQQQIDASGGQQFSLLPEVFTPDEDGQQDFTTLNYTLDSPGYAASVTIYDAQGRLTRRLVRNETLAATGFFQWDGLNDRGQKAAVGYYVVQIELLKPNSGEKRDYRKTVVLGARF; encoded by the coding sequence GTGAAAAAACTGCTACTTCTATTATTGCTGGCGCCTTTGACGGCAGCTGCCCAACTCCTCGATACTTTCGCCGACGGTAATCTCACGCAAAACCCCGCTTGGACGGGCGATGCTGCCAGTTTTCAGGTTGCAGCGCAGCAACTCCAAAGCAACGGACCCGCCGTCACTGGCACCAGTTTGCAGCTCGTAACATCCGTGCAACTTGCCGGTGCCACCACGTGGGAGTTCTGGGCGAACCTGCGGCTAGCCACCAGCAGCGGCAACTATGCCGACGTGTGGCTGCTTTCTGAACAAGCAGACCTGAAAGCCACCGGCAATCGCGGTTACTTCGTGCGCCTCGGCGGTACCACCGACGAAGTCTCACTGTTCCGCAAGGATGCTACCGGGGGGCCAGTGTACGTGGTAAACGGCACTGATGCTACTCTCAATTCTACAACCAACAACGTAGTGCGCGTCCGAGTAACCCGTTCGGCGCAGGACGTTTGGACCTTGGAACGAGATGTAGCCGGTGGCACCACCTACGTGAGCGAAGGCACTGCCACAGATGCCACATTGCGCCACGGCGCGTATTTCGGGGTAGCGCTGACGTATTCATCAGCTAATAGCAAGTCCTTTTATTTTGATGATTTCCGGGTGACGGATACAGCGCCGCCTGCCCCGTTGTCCGCAACTGTGGTGTCCGCCCGACAACTTGACGTAACTTTCAGCGAGCCAGTAGCCGCCACGCAAGCAGCTGCCAACTACCGCTTAGCTGCTACCGGGGCGCCTACTGTACTCAGCGCGCAGCGCGATGCTGCCGATGCCGCCCTGGTTCACTTGACGCTCGGCGCCAACCTGCCGCTTGGCACTAACACCTTGGAGGTTCGCAGCGCCACCGACTTGTACGGTAACACTGCTGTCGGGACACTTACTGTGAGCTTTCAAAACAATGGGTTTGCGGTAGCACCTAGCTTGAACCAATTACTCATCACTGAAATATTTGCCGATGAAACTCCGGTAGTCGGGCTGCCCGCGTCGGAGTACCTGGAAATTCATAATCCCTCGGCTACGGCGGTAATGGATTTAGCCGGTGTTCGGCTGCTCAAACCCAACAGCACTGGTAATCCGGCAGTGTTTCCGAGCGGAGCGGTGTTGCTGCCAGGCGAATACGCCGTAGTATGTAGCAGTGCGCGTACAGCTCAGTTTGCCGCTTTCGGCAAGGTATTCGGGCTAACCAATTTTCCAAGCCTCACGAATGCTGGCGACGAACTCGTATTGCGCGGGCGCAACGGCCAGACGCTGTTTGAAATCAACTACTCTGATACCTGGTACAAAGACAGCCGCAAGAAGGATGGGGGTTGGAGCCTAGAAATGGTAGATGCCAGCAACCCCTGCGCCGGCATCGAAAACTGGACCGCCAGTACTGATGCCAGTGGCGGCACACCCGGCCGGGCTAATGCTGCGCGCGCCGCCAATACCGACCGCACGGCACCTACCTTGTTACGCACTTTGGCACTAAGCCCAATTACGATACGGCTGTTTTTCGGGGAAAAGCTAGACAGCACGGCCGCGGCCACTCCGGCACTGTATACGCTTACACCCGCTATGGCTATTACGCGAGTGGCGCCCGTAGCCCCCGATTTCCGGGCAGTAGATCTGACACTAGGTGCTGCCATGCAGCCTAACCAACCCCTAACCATGACCGTGCAACGCGCTACCGACTGCGTGGGCAATGCGGCGGGTCCTGCTACATCGGCTACGTTTGCATTGCCTGCGCCCGCAGCCGCTGGCGATGTGGTAATCAATGAAATTTTGTTTAACCCACGCACGAATGCTGTAGACTTTGTGGAGCTTTTCAACCGTTCAACTAAGTACCTTGACGTGCAAGGCTGGCAATTAGGCATCGAAAAAGCAGATGGTACTATAGACCAGGAGCCCGTGAGTGGCAGCGCCTATGTGCTGGCACCCGGCCAGTTTTTGCTGCTCACCACCCGCCCCGACGTTGTGCAGAGCCAATACCCGACCAGCGCCGAGCCGGCCTCGTTCCTGCAAATGGCTGGCTTCCCAACCTACCCCGATGATGCTGGCGTGGTGATTGTCCGGGATGCGCAAAACCACACCTTGGACCGCTACGCCTATAGTGAAGAGCACCACCTGAGGCTACTCGATGATCTGAACGGCGTCTCGTTAGAGCGAATTCGAGCGGACGCACCAAGCGTACCAAGCAACTTTCATTCGGCGGCTAGCGCCGTAGGCTATGCCACGCCTGGCCGCCGTAATTCCCAGCAGCAAATCGACGCAAGCGGAGGACAACAGTTCAGCCTATTGCCTGAAGTATTCACCCCCGATGAAGATGGGCAACAGGATTTTACCACCCTCAACTACACCCTCGACAGCCCTGGCTATGCCGCTAGCGTGACTATCTATGACGCCCAAGGCCGTCTAACGCGCCGCTTAGTACGTAACGAAACCTTGGCTGCCACTGGCTTTTTTCAATGGGACGGGCTCAATGATAGAGGCCAGAAAGCGGCAGTGGGGTACTACGTGGTGCAGATTGAATTGCTGAAACCGAACAGCGGCGAAAAGCGAGACTACCGAAAAACAGTGGTGCTAGGAGCACGCTTCTAA
- a CDS encoding aspartate-semialdehyde dehydrogenase, whose translation MKVAVVGATGLVGGEMLKVLAERNFPVTELLPVASEKSVGQEIEFKGKKYKVVSMDDAIAARPAVAIFSAGGSISKEQAPRFAEVGTVVIDNSSAWRMDPTKKLVVPEINAKEITADDKIIANPNCSTIQMVVALNKLHEAYKVQRIVVSTYQSVTGTGKKAVDQLMEERAGQAASNPAYPHPIDLNVLPHIDVFEDNGYTKEEMKMVKETKKIMGDDNIRVTATTVRIPVMGGHSESVNVEFEQEFELEDVFRILRNTEGVEVVDDVANNRYPMPKDAHGRDAVLVGRLRRDETQPRTLNMWVVADNLRKGAATNAVQIAEAMMKMGLLQEVAATV comes from the coding sequence ATGAAAGTAGCCGTAGTAGGTGCCACCGGTTTGGTCGGTGGCGAAATGCTCAAAGTGTTGGCCGAACGTAACTTCCCGGTCACGGAACTCCTACCCGTTGCCTCCGAGAAATCGGTAGGGCAGGAAATCGAATTCAAGGGTAAAAAGTACAAGGTGGTGAGCATGGACGACGCCATTGCAGCTCGTCCGGCGGTAGCTATCTTTTCGGCTGGTGGTTCGATATCGAAAGAGCAGGCTCCGCGCTTTGCCGAAGTGGGTACCGTTGTTATCGATAATTCCTCGGCTTGGCGCATGGATCCGACCAAAAAGTTGGTGGTGCCCGAAATCAACGCCAAGGAAATTACGGCCGACGATAAAATCATTGCCAATCCCAACTGCTCGACCATTCAGATGGTGGTGGCCCTCAACAAGCTTCACGAGGCCTACAAAGTGCAGCGCATTGTAGTGAGCACCTACCAGAGTGTGACGGGCACTGGCAAGAAAGCCGTGGATCAGCTTATGGAAGAGCGCGCCGGCCAAGCGGCCAGCAACCCCGCGTATCCCCACCCCATCGACCTGAACGTACTGCCTCACATCGACGTGTTCGAAGACAACGGTTACACCAAGGAGGAAATGAAGATGGTGAAGGAGACCAAGAAAATCATGGGCGACGACAACATCCGCGTGACAGCCACTACTGTGCGCATCCCCGTGATGGGCGGCCACTCCGAATCTGTGAACGTGGAGTTCGAGCAGGAATTTGAGTTGGAAGATGTGTTCCGCATCCTGCGCAACACGGAAGGTGTCGAAGTAGTCGACGACGTAGCCAACAACCGTTACCCCATGCCCAAAGACGCCCACGGCCGCGACGCGGTCCTTGTTGGACGTCTGCGCCGCGACGAAACGCAACCGCGTACCCTCAATATGTGGGTAGTAGCCGATAACCTGCGCAAAGGGGCTGCCACCAACGCCGTGCAAATTGCCGAGGCAATGATGAAGATGGGCTTACTGCAGGAAGTAGCAGCTACCGTTTAA
- a CDS encoding energy transducer TonB, whose product MNPTKKASYWSALTGLLLVVATSLFAQTTSPPAAASTATQVYTFVEQMPRYNGGGNDSIIAYLRRSTRYPAEAIQAGASGKVFVTFVVNAQGQVEQARVVRPVHPALDQEALRVVTAMSVWQPGQQQGKPVAVAMTVPISFAIQQPTPDPTAIVDAKYPGGPEALLAYLQSIPYPEAARPVGLDARVFIQFKIDKEGKVIEAKPIGPLMRKPQQIPSPRAEIDAAKLALEKAATQWIQAMPTWTPATLKEVPVESDMFVMPLIFNPVPSTASKEKIYPYADQMPTFNTQPDKYDLQASIRRSGLKYPAQALRNRQEGTVYLYVVINETGAFEQVQVVRSAGAELNQAVLEAVRNQPAAVTPAQLKGKPVKVFYVLPFTFNIR is encoded by the coding sequence ATGAACCCCACCAAGAAAGCTAGCTATTGGAGTGCGCTGACCGGGCTGCTGCTCGTTGTTGCGACCAGCTTGTTTGCTCAGACCACTTCTCCACCCGCCGCGGCCTCAACTGCAACGCAGGTTTACACCTTTGTAGAGCAAATGCCCCGGTACAACGGGGGCGGCAACGACTCCATTATAGCGTATCTACGGCGTAGCACCCGCTACCCGGCTGAGGCTATTCAGGCGGGCGCCAGCGGCAAAGTGTTCGTCACGTTTGTGGTGAATGCGCAAGGACAAGTGGAGCAGGCACGGGTGGTGAGGCCCGTGCATCCAGCACTGGACCAGGAAGCCTTGCGCGTGGTAACGGCCATGTCGGTTTGGCAACCGGGGCAGCAGCAAGGTAAACCCGTAGCTGTGGCTATGACGGTACCCATCAGCTTTGCCATTCAGCAGCCCACCCCCGATCCTACGGCCATTGTGGATGCCAAATATCCGGGTGGTCCGGAAGCACTTCTCGCTTATTTGCAGTCCATTCCATACCCGGAAGCCGCGCGCCCGGTGGGGTTGGATGCGCGGGTGTTCATTCAGTTCAAAATCGACAAAGAAGGCAAGGTGATAGAGGCAAAGCCAATTGGACCCCTCATGCGCAAGCCGCAACAAATCCCGTCGCCGCGAGCTGAAATTGACGCGGCAAAATTGGCACTGGAAAAAGCTGCAACACAGTGGATACAAGCAATGCCCACCTGGACTCCGGCCACCTTAAAAGAGGTACCCGTGGAAAGCGACATGTTTGTCATGCCGCTCATCTTCAACCCGGTTCCTTCCACAGCTTCTAAAGAGAAGATATACCCCTACGCCGATCAGATGCCGACGTTTAATACACAACCCGACAAATACGATCTTCAGGCCAGCATACGACGCAGCGGCTTAAAATATCCTGCGCAGGCCTTGCGCAACCGCCAAGAGGGCACCGTTTATCTGTATGTAGTAATCAACGAAACCGGCGCCTTTGAACAGGTGCAAGTGGTAAGATCGGCCGGTGCGGAGCTGAACCAGGCCGTTTTGGAAGCAGTACGCAACCAGCCTGCAGCCGTGACACCAGCTCAACTCAAAGGCAAGCCCGTAAAAGTATTCTACGTGTTACCGTTCACGTTCAATATTAGATAA
- a CDS encoding alpha/beta fold hydrolase produces MADSKPTIVFLHGFLESNEIWHDFLRDFPTDYNTLCPNLPGYGPDATPPADYSVEAAAEYVQRYLSEQHAHRVLLVGHSMGGFVALAFAEKYPGQVAGLCLFHSSASAEKEEDHERHQRNRDFLAQHGVEAYTEEFLKPQFSPSHRESMTNEVVLLQRVAAAVPLEIALGSLDALTRRAERYDVLRKATYPVLFIAGKDDKAVPLEKIHKESLLADHSMVLWLANVGHVGFLERPADTRRAIEGFAGLVFQL; encoded by the coding sequence ATGGCTGATTCTAAACCCACCATTGTCTTTTTGCATGGCTTCCTGGAAAGCAATGAAATCTGGCACGACTTCTTGCGCGACTTCCCCACCGATTACAACACTCTCTGCCCCAACTTGCCTGGTTACGGTCCCGATGCTACGCCACCTGCTGACTATTCAGTGGAAGCAGCAGCGGAGTACGTGCAGCGCTACCTATCAGAGCAGCACGCGCACCGCGTGCTGTTAGTAGGGCACAGCATGGGCGGCTTCGTGGCTTTGGCCTTTGCCGAGAAATATCCAGGGCAGGTGGCAGGCCTGTGCTTGTTCCACTCCTCGGCCTCGGCAGAGAAAGAAGAAGACCACGAGCGGCATCAGCGCAACCGTGATTTTCTAGCGCAACACGGGGTTGAGGCGTACACCGAAGAGTTCTTGAAGCCGCAGTTTTCACCGAGCCACCGCGAATCTATGACCAACGAAGTAGTCCTGCTCCAACGTGTAGCTGCTGCCGTACCCCTGGAAATAGCTCTAGGTAGCCTCGATGCCTTAACCCGACGCGCCGAGCGGTATGATGTATTGCGCAAAGCTACTTACCCGGTACTGTTCATTGCTGGCAAAGACGACAAAGCTGTTCCACTAGAGAAAATTCACAAAGAAAGCTTGCTAGCCGACCACAGTATGGTGCTGTGGCTAGCTAACGTAGGCCATGTAGGCTTTTTGGAGCGTCCCGCCGACACCCGGCGCGCCATAGAGGGATTTGCGGGACTAGTCTTTCAGTTGTAG